In Aeromicrobium marinum DSM 15272, one genomic interval encodes:
- a CDS encoding organic hydroperoxide resistance protein — protein sequence MDALYTAEALATGGGRDGHVRTNDGQLDLDLAVPKDMGGAGGAANPELLFAAGYAACFHGALQAVARSEKATLGDSSVGAKVSIGSDGKGGFELAVTLEVVIPDLPHDEAQALADKAHQVCPYSNATRGNIEVNVVVSDD from the coding sequence ATGGATGCCCTGTACACCGCCGAAGCCCTCGCCACCGGAGGCGGCCGCGACGGCCACGTCCGCACCAACGACGGCCAGCTCGACCTCGACCTCGCCGTCCCGAAGGACATGGGCGGCGCCGGGGGAGCGGCCAACCCCGAGCTGCTCTTCGCGGCCGGCTACGCCGCGTGCTTCCACGGCGCGCTGCAGGCCGTCGCCCGCTCCGAGAAGGCCACCCTGGGTGACTCCTCGGTCGGCGCGAAGGTCAGCATCGGCTCCGACGGCAAGGGCGGCTTCGAGCTGGCCGTGACCCTCGAGGTCGTCATCCCGGACCTGCCGCACGACGAGGCGCAGGCGCTGGCCGACAAGGCCCACCAGGTGTGCCCGTACTCGAACGCGACCCGCGGCAACATCGAGGTGAACGTGGTCGTCTCCGACGACTGA
- a CDS encoding MarR family winged helix-turn-helix transcriptional regulator, giving the protein MTTVRLDDQLCFALHAASRALTGAYREPLTRLGLTYPQYLVLMALWESDGPSVTELGLRLKLDSGTLSPLLKRMQVQGLVERRPSAADERRVHVHLTAAGRELGDHAESVQQCLVETIDLDDSEFATLLTLARRVASLDHTSA; this is encoded by the coding sequence ATGACCACGGTACGACTCGACGACCAGCTGTGCTTCGCGCTGCACGCGGCCTCGCGGGCGCTGACCGGCGCCTACCGCGAGCCGCTCACCCGGCTCGGTCTGACGTACCCGCAGTACCTCGTGCTGATGGCGCTGTGGGAGTCCGACGGGCCGTCCGTCACGGAGCTCGGGCTGCGGCTCAAGCTCGACAGCGGCACCCTGTCGCCGCTGCTGAAGCGGATGCAGGTGCAGGGGCTGGTCGAGCGGCGCCCGTCGGCCGCCGACGAACGCCGCGTCCACGTGCACCTCACGGCTGCCGGCCGCGAGCTCGGCGACCACGCCGAGAGCGTGCAGCAGTGCCTGGTCGAGACGATCGACCTCGACGACTCCGAGTTCGCCACCCTGCTGACCCTCGCGCGCCGCGTCGCGTCGCTCGACCACACCAGCGCCTGA
- a CDS encoding NERD domain-containing protein produces the protein MSGPMLWPQDPNFVNATERRVWTALRDQLGPRDLLIANQAFTTRARDHELDIAVVLDGSGVVVVEVKGGSVWCEDGHWWQAHRGGDHRIDPVGQAKTVKHVLRDWVEESSAWMGRRRIRWAHAVAFPHSEFDRRFGTPDCSRDMVIDRDDLGEIATRLRNLLAVQDSGYRVPDPSDALAIHDALAGRFTPKRLTSATIEEAVAHRDELVERLSAEQANILDATQALTRVEVRGGAGSGKTWLAVEQARRLAASGLRVALLSYTRGLSEWMRRRVSTFVPTDRPAYVGTFHDIGAMWGHQVDRDNNDQHFWEVELPATLLDLAGRQPVAELFDAIVIDEAQDFADDWWPVVLEALKYEDDRLYVYSDEGQRIFQRFGKLPGGLVPLVLDRNLRNTKEIGEAFEPMVPNRMRLGTESGPAVRFVPCAREDASSIADDEVERLLDEGWQPSDLALLTTQSRHQEQLNRLEQGQDAYWASFWDTDQVFYGTVLGFKGLERPAVVVAVNDTADLARAKERLYVGLSRARDHLVVCGDPEMIERFGGPEVLRRLQGE, from the coding sequence ATGAGTGGACCGATGTTGTGGCCCCAGGACCCGAACTTCGTGAACGCCACGGAACGGCGCGTCTGGACCGCACTGCGCGACCAGCTCGGGCCGCGCGACCTGCTCATCGCCAACCAGGCCTTCACCACCCGCGCCCGGGACCACGAGCTGGACATCGCGGTGGTGCTCGACGGCTCCGGGGTGGTCGTGGTCGAGGTCAAGGGAGGCTCGGTCTGGTGCGAGGACGGGCACTGGTGGCAGGCGCACCGCGGGGGCGACCACCGGATCGACCCGGTCGGCCAGGCCAAGACGGTCAAGCACGTCCTGCGCGACTGGGTCGAGGAGTCGTCGGCGTGGATGGGCCGCCGGCGCATCCGGTGGGCTCACGCGGTCGCCTTCCCGCACTCCGAGTTCGACCGCAGATTCGGCACCCCCGACTGCAGCCGCGACATGGTGATCGACCGCGACGACCTGGGCGAGATCGCCACCCGGCTCCGCAACCTGCTGGCCGTGCAGGACTCCGGCTACCGCGTGCCGGACCCCTCGGACGCCCTGGCGATCCACGACGCCCTGGCCGGCCGCTTCACGCCGAAGCGGCTCACCAGCGCCACGATCGAGGAGGCCGTCGCGCACCGCGACGAGCTGGTCGAGCGGCTCAGCGCCGAGCAGGCCAACATCCTCGACGCCACGCAGGCCCTCACCCGGGTCGAGGTGCGTGGGGGAGCCGGCAGTGGCAAGACCTGGCTGGCGGTCGAGCAGGCCCGTCGGCTGGCGGCCTCCGGTCTGCGGGTCGCCCTCCTGTCGTACACGCGCGGACTCAGTGAGTGGATGCGCCGCCGGGTGTCGACCTTCGTCCCGACGGACCGCCCCGCCTACGTCGGCACCTTCCACGACATCGGGGCGATGTGGGGCCACCAGGTCGACCGCGACAACAACGACCAGCACTTCTGGGAGGTCGAGCTCCCGGCGACCCTGCTCGACCTCGCCGGCCGGCAGCCGGTCGCGGAGCTGTTCGACGCGATCGTGATCGACGAGGCGCAGGACTTCGCCGACGACTGGTGGCCGGTGGTGCTGGAGGCGCTCAAGTACGAGGACGACCGGCTCTACGTCTACTCCGACGAGGGCCAGCGGATCTTCCAGCGGTTCGGCAAGCTGCCGGGCGGGCTCGTGCCGCTCGTGCTCGACCGCAACCTGCGCAACACCAAGGAGATCGGCGAGGCCTTCGAGCCCATGGTGCCCAACCGCATGCGGCTGGGCACCGAGTCCGGGCCGGCGGTGCGGTTCGTGCCGTGCGCCCGCGAGGACGCGTCGTCCATCGCCGACGACGAGGTCGAACGGCTGCTCGACGAGGGGTGGCAGCCCTCCGACCTCGCGCTGCTCACCACGCAGTCGCGCCACCAGGAGCAGCTCAACCGCCTCGAGCAGGGGCAGGACGCCTACTGGGCGTCGTTCTGGGACACCGACCAGGTCTTCTACGGCACCGTCCTGGGGTTCAAGGGGCTGGAGCGGCCGGCGGTCGTCGTCGCCGTCAACGACACCGCCGACCTGGCCCGCGCGAAGGAGCGGCTGTACGTCGGGCTCTCGCGCGCCCGTGACCACCTCGTGGTGTGCGGCGATCCGGAGATGATCGAGCGCTTCGGCGGTCCCGAGGTGCTGCGGCGGCTGCAGGGGGAGTAG
- a CDS encoding T3SS (YopN, CesT) and YbjN peptide-binding chaperone 1 yields the protein MDESEQVEERSSRGSGVDDAVETAWRAFRRALADGLAAGRDSDVELRPEAEVDCTVLQITRGDDGLELWWRGDDDVEEPYDLDGRADLVLLDLGFEWLSDTSVLIVPEREVDRLAHAASVVLRDLWQVVHPAFVQVTGLDLGLGGMPEPDAEEPALPAIVRPSTMADLTYWVDLALGEEFGHPPHKNRDGHIPVRGEDGAAVWITVRSRRSVEVWTILATEVGFGKAHRAVDRLSRRHPQVRFFLDADTLIASASVSAQPFVPEQLVGAMNGMLRISRGHAGLRHELLRKRRRREAAEHPDTDLMLLFSSIWTNDVDADRLALRLSGSDIPRLRRWATLADAMALTAADAQRPSRAESVIDARERSARKWRRVARVCRRVANQELARRRPAS from the coding sequence ATGGACGAGTCGGAGCAGGTGGAGGAGAGGTCCTCCCGCGGATCGGGCGTCGACGACGCGGTGGAGACCGCGTGGCGCGCGTTCCGCCGGGCGCTGGCCGACGGTCTCGCTGCGGGACGGGACAGTGACGTGGAGCTGCGGCCCGAGGCCGAGGTCGACTGCACGGTCCTGCAGATCACCCGTGGTGACGACGGGCTCGAGCTGTGGTGGCGCGGCGACGACGACGTCGAGGAGCCGTACGACCTCGACGGCCGGGCCGACCTGGTGCTGCTCGACCTGGGTTTCGAGTGGCTGTCCGACACGTCCGTGCTGATCGTGCCCGAGCGTGAGGTCGACCGGCTGGCACACGCCGCGAGCGTGGTGCTGCGCGACCTGTGGCAGGTCGTCCACCCCGCGTTCGTGCAGGTCACCGGCCTCGACCTCGGTCTCGGCGGGATGCCGGAACCGGACGCCGAGGAGCCGGCGCTCCCGGCCATCGTGCGTCCCAGCACGATGGCCGACCTCACGTACTGGGTCGACCTCGCGCTGGGGGAGGAGTTCGGCCATCCGCCCCACAAGAACCGCGACGGCCACATCCCGGTCCGGGGCGAGGACGGCGCAGCCGTCTGGATCACGGTGCGCAGCCGCCGCTCGGTCGAGGTGTGGACGATCCTCGCCACCGAGGTCGGCTTCGGCAAGGCGCACCGCGCCGTCGACCGGCTCTCGCGCCGGCACCCCCAGGTCCGGTTCTTCCTCGACGCCGACACCCTGATCGCGTCCGCGTCGGTGTCGGCCCAGCCGTTCGTGCCCGAGCAGCTGGTGGGGGCGATGAACGGCATGCTGCGGATCAGCCGGGGGCACGCAGGCCTGCGGCACGAGCTGCTGCGCAAGCGGCGGCGTCGCGAGGCCGCAGAGCACCCGGACACCGATCTGATGCTTCTCTTCTCCAGCATCTGGACCAACGACGTCGATGCGGACCGCCTGGCCCTGCGCCTCTCGGGCAGCGACATCCCTCGGTTGCGCCGATGGGCGACACTCGCCGACGCGATGGCGCTCACTGCTGCCGATGCCCAGCGACCGAGCCGTGCGGAGTCGGTCATCGACGCGCGCGAGAGGTCGGCGCGCAAGTGGCGCCGGGTCGCGCGGGTCTGCCGCAGGGTCGCCAACCAGGAGCTCGCTCGCCGGCGGCCGGCGTCGTGA
- a CDS encoding helix-turn-helix domain-containing protein, whose protein sequence is MSSERSFGRVVVEYRKRRGMTRSQLAERSELSYPYVSQIETGLRKPSRKAAAKIAEALGMSPMELEAAIPRDEDDPEEVLQAQRFSDNLIDGVRMGGVASSLSAEVSGAPPRRSRLSTREDLICQLVDLVEEFDADHRLDVLAEVQKRAMERIMSERQQRRP, encoded by the coding sequence GTGTCAAGTGAGAGATCCTTCGGACGCGTCGTCGTGGAGTACCGCAAGCGCCGGGGCATGACCCGGTCACAGCTGGCCGAGCGCTCCGAGCTGTCGTACCCGTACGTGTCGCAGATCGAGACCGGGCTGCGCAAGCCGTCGCGCAAGGCGGCCGCCAAGATCGCCGAGGCCCTGGGCATGAGCCCGATGGAGCTGGAGGCTGCCATTCCGCGGGACGAGGACGACCCGGAGGAGGTGCTGCAGGCACAGCGATTTTCGGACAACCTGATCGACGGAGTCCGGATGGGCGGCGTGGCCTCGAGCCTGTCCGCCGAGGTGTCCGGAGCGCCGCCCCGACGCAGTCGGCTGTCCACGCGCGAGGACCTCATCTGTCAGCTGGTCGACCTGGTGGAGGAGTTCGACGCCGACCACCGGCTCGACGTCCTCGCCGAGGTCCAGAAGCGCGCGATGGAGCGCATCATGTCCGAACGGCAACAGCGCCGGCCCTGA
- a CDS encoding vWA domain-containing protein → MRITTRLNQDQYGWMAENLGSHDDAYVLVDVEAPALPTREDALPTRLVVVLDRSGSMSGARLDHAKRALRQVVEALSPSDSFGLVTFDQHVEVAVNAGPVTDPAAVLRAVDAVRPGGSTDLAGGLIEGLRQATLLDGDARVLLISDGHANQGVVDPDALQTFTARHLDRGVTTSTLGMGLGYDETLLGAVSRGGTGEQHFAEEADTAVGAITAECGDLAAQRFLQCRLTIVPGSSMAGLQVVNDVAVHAAGDGSQVTIGGLRPGDSRSLVLQVSPHTVSRPGRRKVAKVHLDWVFADDLTEHSASTSVWARVARPGDPHPQVDRDVTAEVVLQRALRRKRAAVAAMQAGDTDEVGRIVANISRFLSRWQELIPRNRWDELLDVDRSAQRLWQQARDGAWEDQSRIAKLEVMGSARMSRNRDRNRPTPPSRDRGTS, encoded by the coding sequence ATGAGGATCACGACGCGCTTGAACCAGGACCAGTACGGGTGGATGGCCGAGAACCTCGGCAGCCACGACGACGCCTACGTGCTGGTCGACGTGGAGGCCCCCGCCCTGCCGACGCGTGAGGACGCTCTGCCGACCCGCCTGGTCGTCGTCCTGGACCGCAGCGGCTCGATGTCGGGCGCCCGCCTGGACCACGCCAAGCGCGCCCTGCGCCAGGTGGTGGAGGCGCTGTCGCCGAGCGACAGCTTCGGGCTCGTCACCTTCGATCAGCACGTCGAGGTGGCCGTGAACGCCGGACCGGTCACCGACCCCGCCGCGGTGCTGCGCGCCGTCGACGCGGTCCGCCCCGGCGGCAGCACCGACCTCGCCGGCGGCCTGATCGAGGGACTCCGGCAGGCGACCCTGCTCGACGGGGACGCCCGGGTGCTGCTCATCAGTGACGGCCACGCCAACCAGGGGGTCGTCGATCCCGACGCCCTGCAGACGTTCACCGCCCGCCACCTCGATCGAGGGGTCACCACGTCGACCCTCGGCATGGGGCTGGGCTACGACGAGACTCTCCTCGGTGCCGTGTCCCGGGGCGGCACCGGGGAGCAGCACTTCGCCGAGGAGGCCGACACCGCCGTCGGCGCCATCACGGCCGAGTGCGGCGACCTCGCGGCCCAGCGCTTTCTCCAGTGCCGCCTGACGATCGTGCCGGGCAGCTCGATGGCCGGACTGCAGGTCGTCAACGACGTCGCCGTACACGCCGCCGGCGACGGCAGTCAGGTGACGATCGGTGGCCTGCGCCCGGGCGACTCGCGCTCGCTGGTGCTGCAAGTCAGCCCGCACACTGTGAGCCGACCCGGGCGTCGCAAGGTCGCCAAGGTGCACCTGGACTGGGTGTTCGCCGACGACCTGACCGAGCACTCCGCCAGCACCTCGGTGTGGGCGCGGGTGGCCCGCCCCGGCGATCCCCACCCGCAGGTCGACCGCGACGTGACGGCCGAGGTGGTGCTCCAGCGGGCGCTGCGTCGCAAGCGGGCCGCCGTGGCCGCGATGCAGGCCGGTGACACCGACGAGGTCGGCCGGATCGTGGCCAACATCTCCCGGTTCCTCAGCCGCTGGCAGGAGCTCATCCCCCGCAATCGGTGGGACGAGCTGCTCGACGTCGACCGCTCCGCCCAGCGGCTGTGGCAGCAGGCCCGCGACGGGGCCTGGGAGGACCAGAGCCGCATCGCCAAGCTCGAGGTCATGGGCAGCGCCCGCATGTCGCGCAACCGTGACCGCAACCGTCCCACTCCCCCGTCCCGAGATCGAGGAACTTCATGA
- a CDS encoding metallophosphoesterase family protein: MKFLATADWQLGMTAHFLPAEARDRYRQARIDAIRRIGEIAAAEGAQFVVVAGDVFESNQLDRTVVARALTAMGEMPVPVWLLPGNHDPLDAGSIYLSEEFERQRPGNVHVFTEPGLLEVADGVDVVAAPWFSKAPLSDLVNDAIAGVDPDATRVRIVVGHGADWTADSGDLKSVKVADVEAAAAAGRIDFCVLGDHHSRRQVAAHTWYPGTPEVTRHREQDPGHVLVVELGDGDPVVTTHDVGQWAFDVVEAELSSRADVDDLDARLTALPHPERRAVKLRLTGTLSLQDKARLDLRLEHHGNLFGSIEHWDRHTDVAVLPADGEVGDLGLTGWAKDAVDELAEAGRTEGAGGQAARDALGLLYRLSGGAA; encoded by the coding sequence GTGAAGTTCCTCGCCACCGCCGACTGGCAGCTCGGCATGACGGCCCACTTCCTGCCCGCCGAGGCGCGCGACCGCTACCGCCAGGCCCGCATCGACGCAATCCGACGCATCGGCGAGATCGCTGCGGCCGAGGGTGCGCAGTTCGTGGTCGTGGCCGGCGACGTGTTCGAGTCCAACCAGCTCGACCGCACGGTGGTCGCGCGTGCGCTGACCGCCATGGGCGAGATGCCCGTGCCGGTGTGGCTGCTGCCCGGCAACCACGACCCCCTCGATGCCGGGTCGATCTACCTGTCCGAGGAGTTCGAGCGCCAGCGCCCCGGCAACGTGCACGTCTTCACCGAACCCGGGCTGCTCGAGGTCGCCGACGGCGTCGACGTCGTCGCGGCGCCGTGGTTCAGCAAGGCCCCGCTGTCGGATCTGGTGAACGACGCCATCGCCGGCGTCGATCCCGACGCGACCCGCGTGCGGATCGTCGTCGGCCACGGCGCCGACTGGACGGCCGACTCCGGCGATCTGAAGTCGGTGAAGGTCGCCGACGTCGAGGCTGCTGCGGCCGCTGGCCGCATCGACTTCTGCGTGCTGGGCGACCACCACTCGCGCCGCCAGGTCGCGGCCCACACCTGGTACCCCGGCACCCCCGAGGTCACCCGCCATCGCGAGCAGGACCCCGGCCACGTGCTGGTCGTCGAGCTCGGCGACGGCGACCCGGTCGTCACCACTCACGACGTGGGGCAGTGGGCGTTCGACGTCGTCGAGGCCGAGCTGAGCTCCCGCGCCGACGTCGACGACCTCGACGCCCGGCTCACGGCGCTCCCCCATCCGGAGCGCCGGGCCGTCAAGCTGCGGTTGACCGGCACGCTGAGCCTGCAGGACAAGGCCCGGCTCGACCTGCGGCTGGAGCACCACGGCAATCTGTTCGGCAGCATCGAGCACTGGGACCGCCACACCGACGTGGCCGTGCTGCCGGCCGACGGCGAGGTCGGCGACCTCGGGCTCACCGGCTGGGCCAAGGACGCCGTCGACGAGCTGGCCGAGGCCGGTCGCACCGAGGGCGCGGGCGGTCAGGCCGCCCGCGACGCGCTCGGCCTGCTCTACCGGCTCAGCGGAGGTGCCGCATGA
- a CDS encoding AAA family ATPase — MRLHRVTLTNYRGITESTVEFADTGVTLVCGPNEVGKSSIPEALGLIREFKSSSGHRQVKAVKPTHVDAGPCREISADSDCSPASSISRDVRPPISSTGSIRRATRLDGGTRSSVAASSLSRSALLSSRAAFSTACCPSSRSTSRAIEVEPSPSRRTTIMSSATRSPGTASTGSTSPLSSGGLVMSLRTWSSSVRYWSMPAQRSWTRGQVALHTASSSASSGESTSADSIRPSSDSSLARRLASSAAGAFPVMTR, encoded by the coding sequence ATGAGGCTGCACCGTGTGACCCTCACGAACTACCGCGGCATCACCGAGTCGACGGTCGAGTTCGCCGACACCGGCGTCACCCTGGTGTGCGGCCCCAACGAGGTGGGCAAGAGCTCGATCCCTGAGGCGCTGGGGCTGATCCGCGAGTTCAAGTCCAGCTCGGGCCACCGGCAGGTGAAGGCGGTCAAGCCCACCCACGTCGACGCCGGCCCGTGCCGGGAGATCTCGGCCGACAGCGACTGCTCTCCTGCCAGCTCGATCAGCAGGGACGTGCGTCCGCCAATATCGAGCACAGGTTCCATCAGGCGGGCCACCAGGTTGGACGGCGGCACCCGCTCGAGCGTAGCGGCCTCTTCCTTGAGTCGCTCAGCCTTGTTGTCGTCGCGGGCGGCCTTCAGCACCGCCTGCTGTCCGTCCTCCCGCTCGACCAGCAGGGCGATCGAGGTCGAGCCCTCACCCAGCCGGCGGACGACAATCATGTCGTCCGCCACCAGATCGCCGGGGACCGCCTCCACTGGGTCGACGAGTCCGCTGTCCTCCGGCGGGCTGGTGATGTCGTTGAGGACCTGGTCCAGCTCGGTGAGGTACTGGTCGATGCCGGCGCAGCGTTCGTGGACCCGCGGGCAGGTCGCGCTCCACACGGCGTCCTCCAGCGCTTCGAGTGGTGAGTCGACGTCGGCGGACAGCATCAGGCCCTCGTCTGACTCGAGCCTGGCCCGCAGGCTCGCTTCGTCAGCGGCGGGAGCCTTCCCAGTGATGACGAGGTAG
- a CDS encoding PD-(D/E)XK motif protein: MTTGQELVAALQSIRSSAEQGFDVVDVPSAPGFKIGRDVDNAVVLLTPADTNPEPPTQLWRLSLDPSITLAVRFADGTVEQGSFGLMRLRLGEAEYLEPFLHVVANLVEVIGPDPAPGEVSIAMRRLVHLFDASPNPRGSVLGLWGELFVLCASRDLPATIDAWHASIDDAFDFAANGSRLEVKTTTKSERRHIFSLHQLLPVVGATVTIASIMTTETAAGTSVDDLIKRVKSLLAADPVRQMRVHEVVAETLGAEWARHVSHRFDEEQAAESLAFFSASDVPRVGEVPPQVTGVSFTADCSGVKVETSPHGLAALISSQDA; this comes from the coding sequence ATGACGACGGGGCAGGAGCTGGTCGCCGCGCTCCAGTCGATCAGGTCCAGCGCGGAGCAGGGCTTCGACGTGGTCGACGTTCCCAGCGCGCCCGGGTTCAAGATCGGTCGCGACGTGGACAACGCCGTGGTGCTCCTGACCCCAGCGGACACCAACCCCGAACCGCCGACGCAGCTGTGGCGGTTGTCGCTCGACCCCAGCATCACGCTGGCGGTGCGGTTCGCCGATGGAACCGTCGAGCAGGGGAGCTTCGGCTTGATGCGGCTGCGGCTCGGGGAGGCAGAGTACCTGGAGCCGTTCCTCCACGTCGTCGCCAACCTGGTCGAGGTCATCGGGCCCGACCCTGCACCGGGCGAGGTGAGCATCGCCATGCGTCGCCTCGTCCACCTCTTCGATGCCAGCCCCAACCCGCGCGGCAGCGTGCTCGGCCTGTGGGGTGAGCTGTTCGTCCTGTGCGCGAGCCGCGACCTGCCGGCGACCATCGATGCCTGGCACGCCAGCATCGACGACGCATTCGACTTCGCGGCCAACGGCAGCAGGCTCGAGGTCAAGACGACCACCAAGTCCGAGCGGCGACACATCTTCTCGCTCCACCAGCTGCTGCCAGTTGTCGGAGCCACGGTTACGATCGCGTCGATCATGACCACGGAGACCGCCGCGGGCACGTCCGTCGACGACCTCATCAAGCGCGTCAAGAGCCTGCTCGCAGCAGATCCAGTCCGCCAGATGCGGGTCCACGAGGTGGTCGCCGAGACTCTCGGGGCCGAGTGGGCCCGCCACGTGTCACACCGGTTCGACGAGGAGCAGGCCGCCGAGAGCCTGGCCTTCTTCTCCGCGAGCGACGTCCCGCGCGTGGGCGAGGTGCCACCCCAGGTCACCGGAGTCAGCTTCACCGCAGACTGCAGCGGTGTCAAGGTCGAAACGAGCCCGCACGGCCTCGCTGCGTTGATATCGTCACAGGACGCCTGA
- a CDS encoding Z1 domain-containing protein, whose protein sequence is MARDNGFPLVILLAGTKISLHSQTADRLVKDLRVERDGGLSPWFLLRNPDATSLRANEIATHVKAMTNPKTPEMFRRTTVVTVMKNTTRLTNVRDLLALLGNYGVPIESLPVLVIDDEADQAGMNAGRVVDGVKEETATYASILGLRDAAPNSSYVMYTATPQAPLLISLADALSPDHVNVLSPGLGYTGGKYFFDDHRGSFVRTMNDAEVADALDSAAAEPPEPLKSAFATFFLAKAMLPHEQMVSMLVHPSHGVEMHTIYGQFVETLRSSWADLLASRSIDRDELVDAYFRPAYDDLVSTAQREVPPLDELLESIHWWMGATQVRVINSDPTNADDLNWATAPAWIVIGGNKLDRGFTIEGLAVTFMPRGVGVGNADTIQQRARFFGYKASYGDLCRAWLPVSLADSYEHYVEHEEHLRAELKKAELAGMSLKDWTRQMLLDPTFKATRKAVIELPYLHSRFRGGTWNAVDRIGDLGAMAGVNRDRLHRFNAQHGGDVVDDPRDQRTTEYRNQVYETSLAAVVDELLIDWQGTVEDQVLVQQLCLVLKARLDDRPNLGAQIYLMDGLRERSRSLASDGAAVSNLQQGKAPNGPYQGDREFFSDELFSLQVHNVTGKSGPAWNAIGLNFRLPHDLAGGALIQLDGDL, encoded by the coding sequence ATGGCGCGGGACAACGGGTTCCCGCTCGTGATTCTGCTCGCCGGCACGAAGATCAGCCTGCACAGCCAGACGGCGGACCGACTGGTGAAGGACCTGCGAGTTGAGCGCGACGGCGGTCTGAGCCCGTGGTTCCTTCTGAGGAACCCTGACGCGACCTCGCTTCGCGCGAACGAGATCGCCACGCACGTCAAGGCCATGACCAATCCCAAGACACCCGAGATGTTCCGGCGCACCACGGTGGTCACGGTCATGAAGAACACCACCCGCCTGACGAACGTCCGCGACCTGCTGGCTCTGCTCGGCAACTACGGGGTGCCGATCGAATCACTGCCGGTGCTGGTCATCGACGATGAAGCCGACCAGGCCGGAATGAATGCCGGCCGCGTCGTCGACGGGGTCAAGGAAGAGACAGCGACCTACGCATCGATCCTTGGTCTGCGGGACGCGGCACCGAACAGCTCGTACGTGATGTACACGGCCACTCCCCAGGCTCCGTTGCTCATCAGCCTGGCGGATGCCTTGTCCCCGGATCATGTCAACGTGCTCTCCCCGGGTCTGGGCTACACGGGCGGCAAGTACTTCTTTGACGACCACCGTGGGTCCTTCGTGCGCACCATGAACGACGCAGAGGTAGCAGACGCGTTGGACTCGGCCGCCGCGGAGCCGCCGGAGCCGCTCAAGAGCGCCTTCGCCACCTTCTTCCTCGCCAAGGCGATGCTGCCCCACGAGCAGATGGTCTCGATGCTCGTGCACCCGTCGCACGGCGTCGAGATGCACACCATCTACGGACAGTTCGTCGAGACGCTGCGGTCCAGCTGGGCCGACCTGCTCGCGAGCCGGAGCATCGACCGCGACGAGCTGGTCGACGCCTACTTCCGTCCCGCGTACGACGACCTTGTGTCCACTGCCCAGCGCGAGGTCCCGCCGCTCGACGAGCTGCTGGAGTCGATCCACTGGTGGATGGGAGCCACCCAGGTTCGGGTGATCAACTCTGATCCGACGAACGCCGACGACCTCAACTGGGCGACGGCGCCGGCATGGATCGTGATCGGTGGTAACAAGCTCGACCGCGGATTCACGATCGAGGGGCTGGCCGTCACCTTCATGCCGAGAGGTGTTGGTGTGGGCAACGCCGACACCATCCAGCAGCGAGCGCGCTTCTTCGGCTACAAGGCGAGCTACGGCGACCTGTGTCGGGCGTGGCTGCCCGTGAGCCTGGCCGACTCCTACGAGCACTACGTCGAGCACGAGGAGCACCTGCGAGCCGAGCTCAAGAAGGCCGAGCTGGCCGGGATGAGCCTGAAGGACTGGACCCGCCAGATGCTGTTGGATCCGACGTTCAAAGCCACCCGCAAGGCCGTCATCGAGCTCCCGTACCTGCACAGCCGCTTCCGCGGCGGGACGTGGAACGCGGTCGACCGGATCGGGGACCTCGGAGCCATGGCTGGTGTCAACCGCGATCGGCTCCACCGTTTCAACGCGCAGCACGGCGGGGACGTGGTCGACGATCCACGGGACCAGCGGACCACCGAGTACCGGAACCAGGTGTACGAGACCTCCCTGGCGGCGGTCGTCGACGAGCTGCTGATCGACTGGCAGGGCACAGTCGAGGACCAGGTCCTGGTCCAGCAGCTGTGCCTGGTGCTGAAGGCGCGGCTGGATGACCGGCCGAACCTGGGGGCTCAGATCTACCTGATGGACGGTCTGCGCGAACGTTCGCGGTCACTGGCGAGTGACGGCGCCGCGGTGTCGAACCTCCAGCAGGGCAAGGCGCCCAACGGCCCCTACCAGGGCGACCGGGAGTTCTTCTCCGACGAGCTCTTCAGCCTGCAGGTGCACAACGTGACAGGCAAGAGCGGTCCGGCGTGGAACGCCATTGGCCTGAACTTCCGACTGCCGCACGATCTTGCTGGCGGCGCGCTGATTCAGCTCGACGGGGATCTATGA